A section of the Apostichopus japonicus isolate 1M-3 chromosome 1, ASM3797524v1, whole genome shotgun sequence genome encodes:
- the LOC139967771 gene encoding transmembrane protein 216-like, with product MAEQNQRNRGKTVVVLSSLPLQILLYLNGWYFGFFWICELLMYIYKGSILPYPSQNIIGEVILLFMLAIIEGVRLFFGTKGNLTEKVVHLAVSVALLLPVSFGTLFVLLWQTYVLRAEIILCSILLIFFFLEVIFEIVTLITFGRAANQVI from the exons CTCTCATCACTCCCTCTTCAAATTCTACTTTATCTGAATGGCTGGTACTTTGGCTTCTTCTGGATATGTGAGCTGCTTATGTATATCTACAAAG GTTCTATCTTGCCGTATCCATCACAGAACATAATTGGTGAAGTTATTCTTCTCTTCATGTTAGCAATTATTGAAGGTGTAAGGCTGTTCTTTGGAACTAAAGGCAACCTGACAGAGAAAGTGGTACATCTTGCTGTCTCTGTTGCCTTACTCTTGCCTGTTTCATTTGGCACCCTCTTTGTTCTTCTGTGGCAGACGTATGTCCTCCGAGCAGAGATCATCCTCTGTTCCATACttctcatcttcttctttctggaagttatatttgaaattgttacgTTGATTACATTTGGAAG AGCTGCTAACCAAGTGATATAA
- the LOC139967758 gene encoding uncharacterized protein, producing MMSTLFLTRSSNVPAMMYKLFVFVTTFLTYFNLSQSGCPIIANKESIDGLFGRNQTLVCSLKRCKSASWFNLTEGSYLNSCDSQPGCSMSLQETKEIILNIHNLSPYQTGTYICVCKEPRIKTIKCFDIIGVCQMWIEVNNHTMELTEEHNLKSAERLNYHYVNLSEHDTLGLRCLPGATLQSNCSDIEPKASVSMMLNWCNVTCALYMRDTKHICSVQVIFKVTPWLSNSPRLSTLPLPTSELSTTLQTWSVLEVTSLFTTELTSIDERAPPQPTSPTSYITSLTTSPSREPTTAPSTDPTTAQTKSLMTTHSPSLVRYNTANEADIRQPMESPLPSDRSITVVYFMITSTTVTVLLLLFATTLWRIYLVYVKGEDKDRTDVYRPSSVYASSLSNGKQKGSYNEQTNSATQV from the exons ATGATGTCTACACTGTTCTTGACAAGAAGCAGCAACGTTCCAGCAATGATGtataaattatttgtttttgttacaacGTTTTTGACGTACTTCAATTTATCACAAAGTGGCTGCCCTATTATTGCTAATAAAGAATCAATCGACGGTTTGTTTGGTAGGAATCAAACACTCGTTTGCAGTTTAAAGAGATGCAAATCTGCATCCTGGTTCAATCTTACAGAGGGCTCGTACTTGAATTCTTGCGATTCACAGCCTGGTTGCAGCATGTCTTTGCAAGAAACCAAAGAAATCATCTTAAATATACACAACCTGTCACCATACCAAACTGGTACGTACATTTGTGTCTGCAAGGAGCCTCGAATCAAGACTATAAAATGTTTCGATATCATTGGTGTTTGTCAGATGTGGATTGAAGTAAACAACCACACAATG GAATTGACAGAAGAACACAACTTGAAGAGCGCAGAGAGACTTAATTATCATTACGTTAACCTATCTGAACACGACACATTGGGATTAAGATGTCTTCCTGGAGCAACCCTTCAAAGTAACTGTTCAGATATTG AACCCAAGGCGTCCGTTTCAATGATGCTGAACTGGTGTAATGTCACGTGCGCTCTATATATGAGAGATACCAAACATATTTGCAGCGTTCAAGTCATCTTCAAAGTTACACCGTGGCTGTCAAACTCACCAAGGCTGTCGACATTACCGTTGCCAACTTCTGAGCTGTCAACAACATTGCAGACATGGTCAGTTCTTGAAGTCACAAGTTTGTTTACGACGGAACTTACATCAATAGATGAAAGAGCGCCCCCACAACCAACATCACCTACTTCATATATTACATCACTGACCACATCACCGTCGAGAGAACCGACGACAGCACCATCGACAGATCCGACTACAGCACAGACGAAATCACTGATGACGACACATTCACCTTCATTAGTTAGATATAATACAGCCAACGAAGCAGACATCCGTCAGCCGATGGAATCTCCGTTACCATCCGACCGCTCGATCACAGTCGTATACTTCATGATAACATCAACCACTGTTACAGTGTTGCTACTTCTCTTTGCAACCACTCTTTGGAGGATTTACCTTGTGTATGTCAAAGGTGAAGATAAGGACAGAACTGACGTATACAGACCAAGTAGTGTTTATGCCTCCTCTCTATCGAACGGTAAGCAAAAGGGTTCTTACAATGAGCAAACAAATAGCGCAACTCAAGTTTGA